Proteins found in one Syntrophorhabdales bacterium genomic segment:
- a CDS encoding response regulator transcription factor, translating to MTDNRLPITELKPTIFIVDDDASMRTALSYLLQSAGYEVEAFASAEEFLGREHYDGVGCIILDVRMPGLSGMELQEKLTGSDYRMPIIFLTGHGELPMGVQAMKRGATDFLTKPCDDEQLLGAVHRAIEKDKQARGSYQEKQEIRSRMERLTPREKEILRYVIAGMLNKQIAAQLGIAEPTVKIHRGRIMEKLCAESVADLVRLAEKAGIASPEQ from the coding sequence ATGACTGATAACCGTCTACCGATTACTGAGCTCAAGCCCACCATTTTTATTGTCGATGACGATGCGTCCATGCGCACGGCCCTCTCCTATCTCTTGCAGTCGGCAGGCTATGAGGTGGAGGCCTTTGCGTCGGCAGAGGAGTTTCTGGGGCGGGAGCACTACGATGGTGTCGGGTGCATCATTCTCGATGTGCGGATGCCCGGCCTGAGTGGCATGGAATTGCAGGAGAAGCTTACGGGATCTGACTACAGGATGCCCATTATCTTCCTCACCGGCCACGGTGAGCTTCCCATGGGCGTCCAGGCCATGAAAAGGGGAGCTACTGATTTCCTCACCAAGCCATGTGATGACGAGCAACTCCTGGGAGCTGTGCACCGTGCCATTGAAAAAGACAAGCAGGCGAGAGGGAGCTATCAGGAGAAACAGGAAATCCGCAGCCGGATGGAACGGCTCACTCCGCGCGAGAAGGAGATTCTTCGTTATGTCATCGCCGGTATGTTGAACAAACAGATTGCCGCACAGCTTGGCATCGCCGAACCCACTGTCAAAATACATCGCGGCCGCATCATGGAGAAGCTTTGTGCTGAATC